CAGTCCGACGCACTCGCCATCGGCGGGGTGAACGAGGGCGCTGCGACTGGCGACCGGAACGAAGAACTTGCGGTTGTCCTCGGCAACTTGGCAGCCGGCGGAAGTGGCGAGTCAAGGTGCTTGTCGATGGCAACCGCCTTTCGACAACGATCTTCCATTATTATATTATACTCTACCAAGGTTTACTCTTCCTCGCACATTTCTAAATCTGGGCATATATGCTATTGGTATCTGTAAAAAGGACATATATGCTATTCGTATCTGTAGCGACGAGAAGTCGACATCAACAATCTGAAAGCGTGTCAGCGCATTAAGCAGGGAGAGAACTTTCTGCCTCAAGATTCGTCAGAGCAGGGTTCAACACTCCACGAGCTTTAAGgtcttgttcggttctacccaaTTCATATGGATTGAAGGAGATTGAGGGGTTTCAATCCTTATTAAATCAAAATCCCCtaccaatcccctccaatccatatggattgaaaataaccgaagccCAGGTTCAAAAAAGCAAAGACTCCGAAAACTCAAATACTGCTGCATATAAGGAACTCAAATCATATACTCCACCAATGATGTACAAAGGTCTCATTTCGACAAAGTACTGTACAAAAGGGTGTGAAAATACTGAACAAAGGATGCACAGTGTACCAAATTAAGACAAAGAGGAGCTAAAGCTACTAATAAACTGTCTGTCTGTGGCTCCTGTTCTTTATTTATGATACAATCGCCATATGCCAGAGGCTATTTCCTTCCTGATACGTTTTTAGTAGGAGCACCAAGTCTGATAAGACACGACTGATCTTCAGCGACTCAAGGTAGCCAGGTAGGTAAAGAGAAAGTCATGCACCTTTCAAACCTTCGAATCAACAACGACGCGAGCATCCCCCGTCATGGGCATGGCGTTGGCCTCCTCGCCGTTAGCATCTTCTTCCACCGCCAGCCGCGGTTGCGGGGCCGGGGCACCCCTTCCCCCCTTCCCCTGACCATGGACAGGTAGACTCCCCAAACTCCTGCCAAGAACACGAGGAAGAGGAGGAGATCTCTGACCGTGCCCCGCGGCGCCTCCTCCGCGTCCACGTGGAGCGCGCTGAGCGCCATCCCGGCGAAGCCGAGCCACCGCAGCGATCCCAGCACCGTCGTCCCCCGGGCAGCCTCTGGGCCTCCGTCTCCGTGCGCCGGGGAGAGCAGCACCGCAGCGCAGCCGAGCAGCAGGATGGCGTGCAGGGCCAGCACGACATGCGCGCGCGGTTCGAGCGCGGGGAAGCCCGTCGTGAGCGCGGACGCCGCGGCGAGCGCCACGGCCGCCCCCGCCCGGCGTGTGTACGCCTCGATCTGGGACTGGGACATTGCGACGCCGCAGCAGAGGCGGAGCAGCCGAGCAGGAGGGGGGCAGAGGGAGTGGAGTCGGCCCTCACGTGCGTCGAGGACGAGGACAGGCTGCCTATTTGAAGGATTTGAGGTGACAAGTGCCGTACCTAGAATTTCCGAAATTTCCTGTGTTCCCTGGGTGCCGAAATTTTTTTCTTTTTCGAGCTAGTTTGAAAACTATATTTTTTTATTAGATTTCTattttctcaaaagagaatgaaCTAATTTCTTTTAAATAAATAGaaatctttttttaaaaaaatgtagTTCCATGTTAGCCATTCGAAAGGGGAAGGTGTTTGAATGTattagaactaatagttagttagctaaaaattattagtggaattagctagctaacaaataactacctaactattaactaattactaaaaatagctaatagttctAGGGGTGTTTAGATATCCCAACTAATTTTAgtagctaactattagttttagggcctgtttgtttaccccctagattatataatctggattaaataatcctaagaggcaaacaaacagtctagcttatttgcccagattatataatctaaccccttggattatAATAATCtataagcaagtgaggaggtgcttatttcagattattttttcccacttccccactactctttcaagtttcctagaaattacccaccattgccattataatccaccgaatcatttttgcgcctagtactagtcaatttgaagatgaagaaggtgacatgaatgccttccgtgataatattgctaatgcaatatttgccaatgtcaattgaattatttttttttcatatatgagtttcaacatagtacaaatatagagggcattcttgtcttcctcatacaaaagaatcctattaacaactcaaataatctgggtaaacaaacaagactactcagattatataatccagattatataatccagattatataatcctcaaaaaataatccagattatataattcatgggggtaaacaaacaggcccttagtacattcaaacacccCTAAAACGCTGCTCAATGAAGGTACGGTGTCCAGAGGTCACGCACAATTGGCTGGCCCCGAGAAGGATAATAGTACATGCATTTGTATGTGTCCAGAAGCCACGCACACGTTCACCGGACATTATCGCGCGTCCGATGAGTGATGGGCGGTCGCCGTGCGTAGGCGGCGTCTCGCGGCTCCGCCCTGACGGCCGGCCCGTTACAGCTCGGTTACTTGCTGGAGATAGCATACGAACAAATCTCCCTTCCAGTCAACAATCCACTCGCGATGGGTACGTTCTACCCAATTCAAGTGTGGCGCCGTTTTGAAGCTAATATTTGCCGTCGCCTGGTTTATTTCGGAACAAAACAGCGACAAATACGGAGAGGGTATTTTTTAAAATCTTTTTAGTTTTACAAGTAGTTTTTTTGGTGGAATTATGCTCTCAGTTTTTTTTTGTGAAAACGAGAGAAGTATGCTGTTTCTTTGTAGTGGAAGATGAACGGTGCGTGACAGTGACTGCCGTTGGGGTTGATGGACACGCGGGAATAAAGAAgcctttttttctttctttatttctttcttATTATTGTTATTTTTTCAAATATACTTATTATTTTCAAAACCAAATATAATAAAACAAAATAAACCTATATAATTTTTTCATATTCTTtgattttattttgttttccggTTTTAGTAACTCGTGGTTAGTGAACGAGTGGATCAACTTATGATCCGTAGCAGGTAGTGAGCTTGTGATCTTTTGTACGTGAGCTTTAGACCAATCTCAGGCTCATGTCAGAAAGCTCTGTGCAAGTTTTTTCCATGGGAATCCAACGTTGGCACCGCACGCCACTAGGACGGCTGACACGGGCCACACGGCGGCACGGAAATGACTGCCCCGCCCCCATTGCAGACTCAGTCTCTGGCTCGGCGAGAGACTGTCAGTACTTGCTGCTCTTCCTCTGCCGTACGATTCAGAAGGAAGGATCTTTGAAATTCTAATCAGAGTTTCAGGGAAACATCACCAGCtatattttcctttttttttaaaaaaaaactttaCGATTTTGCTAGTACAGACTGTGGGCCTGTGGCACGCTGGTGGGCCCGAGAGGCTGCTGCGCGTGGtggccctgctcctgctcccgttTCTCGAAGCTTGCTTGGATTTCTTCTGACCGCCACAACGCCCAGGGCCTAGACTTCGGGAGCGCATGCTTGTCCTGTCGGTGAGTTCAAGCAGCCAGCCGATTCGCAAGCGTCTTGAATCCAGCTATTATTAAACTGTGTCCAGCATGTACATGACGGTATAAAATATTATTTTACACTTTAAATTgcattatttatatatattagaTATCATTTTATTTTTTTGTAGTTTTGAGCATCCATGTGTATTTTTTGGATCATAAAGCTTATTTGTTTGGCTTTATTCCGTACTAGCTTCTACAATTTCTGTTTTTAATTCGAAGTAAACGATCATATAAACTCCTATTTTGGTGCCTTGGTGGTGATGTTTTCTCTAACCCACCACTTTGCTAGTTTGCTTTGCCATATAAACATCATCGCCTGACTTTCGGTGTCACAGGGTGTTGACTAGTGTAGGTAGTGCTAAGATGTCACGTGCACTTTGGTTCTTTTTACTAAAGTTTATCCGTGTAATATCAAATGTTTTAATATTAATTACGAGTAAtaaatatagtttaattataaaactaattatgtAGATGAAGATTAAATGACAAGATAAATTTATTAAGCACGGTTAATCTATGATTAACAAATGATTACTGTAGTATCGTAGAAGTGAATCATAGACTAATTAGTATTAACAGACTCGTCTCACCGTTTAGTTCTTATctatataattagttttataa
This portion of the Zea mays cultivar B73 chromosome 2, Zm-B73-REFERENCE-NAM-5.0, whole genome shotgun sequence genome encodes:
- the LOC100382338 gene encoding uncharacterized protein LOC100382338, giving the protein MSQSQIEAYTRRAGAAVALAAASALTTGFPALEPRAHVVLALHAILLLGCAAVLLSPAHGDGGPEAARGTTVLGSLRWLGFAGMALSALHVDAEEAPRGTVRDLLLFLVFLAGVWGVYLSMVRGRGEGVPRPRNRGWRWKKMLTARRPTPCP